Proteins co-encoded in one Hymenobacter swuensis DY53 genomic window:
- the gldD gene encoding gliding motility lipoprotein GldD produces the protein MAVSLFLRAAAAVSTLLTLAAGCTSAPDFTPKPKGYNRIDLPPHAYQQLAPGRPYTFEYSRHAKILRDSSYLAQPNWINVYYPQLKANVQITYADLKGRPQLYSKLLEDARKLTSKHEIKATAIDETMLKTPHGMRVAVFELQGEVPSQFQFYTTDSTRHFFRGALYFRTATANDSLAPVIEYVKQDVVRLLNTLKYK, from the coding sequence ATGGCCGTTTCCCTCTTTTTGCGCGCCGCTGCAGCGGTAAGCACGTTGCTGACGTTGGCCGCCGGCTGCACATCGGCACCCGATTTCACGCCCAAACCCAAAGGTTACAACCGCATCGACCTGCCGCCGCATGCCTACCAGCAGCTGGCCCCCGGCCGGCCGTACACGTTCGAGTATTCGCGCCACGCCAAAATTCTGCGCGACTCCTCCTACTTGGCCCAGCCAAACTGGATCAATGTGTACTACCCGCAGCTCAAGGCCAACGTGCAGATTACCTACGCCGACCTGAAGGGCCGGCCGCAGTTGTACAGCAAGCTGCTGGAAGACGCCCGCAAACTCACCAGCAAGCACGAAATCAAGGCTACGGCCATTGATGAAACCATGCTCAAAACGCCTCACGGTATGCGCGTAGCCGTATTTGAGCTGCAGGGTGAGGTACCCAGCCAGTTTCAGTTTTATACCACCGATAGCACCCGCCATTTCTTCCGGGGCGCACTCTACTTCCGTACCGCCACCGCCAACGACTCGCTGGCCCCGGTGATTGAGTACGTGAAGCAGGATGTGGTACGGCTGCTGAATACGCTGAAATACAAGTAA
- a CDS encoding single-stranded DNA-binding protein, producing MASVNKVILIGHLGKDPEVRHLEGGNSVANFTMATNEYYKDKQGNRVERTEWHTIAAWRGLAELAEKYLRKGQQVYVEGRIRTRQYQDKDNQTRYVTEIVAEEISLLGGRPHTEGQPAATTAAAEAPVTFQQEPELDQLPF from the coding sequence ATGGCAAGCGTAAACAAAGTCATCCTGATTGGCCATTTGGGCAAAGACCCCGAAGTACGGCATCTGGAAGGTGGCAACTCGGTAGCTAACTTTACCATGGCAACCAATGAGTACTATAAGGACAAGCAGGGCAACCGCGTGGAGCGCACCGAATGGCACACTATTGCTGCCTGGCGTGGACTGGCTGAGCTGGCCGAAAAGTACCTGCGCAAAGGTCAGCAGGTGTACGTGGAGGGCCGCATCCGCACCCGCCAGTACCAGGATAAGGACAACCAGACACGCTACGTGACGGAAATTGTGGCCGAGGAGATTTCCCTGCTCGGGGGCCGCCCGCACACCGAGGGTCAGCCAGCTGCTACAACAGCGGCGGCCGAAGCACCGGTTACTTTCCAGCAGGAGCCGGAGTTGGACCAACTGCCGTTTTAA
- a CDS encoding tetratricopeptide repeat protein: MATTTSSSKHQVLVLALAFALVAGLFLLPKVIVKPKEGKGTLAQTAARTANRDNGAAAPSTAGSGLDEHGHPAGSHDEGGTAEQPHMTMPAAQRREISTLVGKFTTEADQTAKLRLAQQLAEKYKAVERFDSAGYYLEQVAMVRPGEQTWKRAADEYFEAYSFATTEERQKLLGSKCMELYEKVLKNNPDNLDAKTNLGMAYMSSANPVQGITLIREVLTADPRNEKALYNLGLLAIQSGQFDKAVGRFQELAKVNPENVNGQFYLGVTLAKTGAKEEAKKAFLKAKSISPDPALAASVDEELKKLQ, translated from the coding sequence ATGGCAACTACCACTTCTTCTTCCAAGCATCAAGTACTTGTGCTGGCCCTGGCGTTTGCGCTGGTGGCCGGTTTGTTTTTGTTGCCGAAGGTAATTGTGAAGCCAAAGGAAGGGAAGGGCACCCTGGCTCAGACTGCGGCCCGTACCGCCAACCGTGACAATGGGGCGGCTGCACCATCCACGGCTGGTAGCGGTCTTGATGAGCACGGCCACCCGGCCGGCAGCCACGACGAAGGCGGTACCGCCGAACAGCCCCACATGACTATGCCTGCCGCTCAGCGCCGCGAAATCAGCACGCTGGTAGGTAAGTTTACGACCGAGGCTGATCAGACGGCTAAGTTGCGCCTGGCGCAACAGCTGGCTGAGAAGTATAAGGCCGTAGAGCGGTTCGATAGCGCCGGGTACTACCTGGAGCAGGTGGCTATGGTTCGCCCCGGTGAGCAAACTTGGAAGCGCGCTGCCGATGAGTATTTTGAAGCGTATAGCTTTGCTACCACCGAGGAGCGCCAGAAGCTGCTGGGGTCGAAGTGCATGGAGCTGTACGAAAAGGTGTTGAAAAACAACCCCGACAACCTCGATGCCAAGACCAATCTGGGCATGGCCTACATGTCCAGTGCCAATCCGGTGCAGGGCATCACGCTTATCCGGGAAGTTCTGACAGCTGACCCGCGTAACGAAAAAGCCTTATACAACCTTGGCTTACTGGCTATTCAGAGCGGACAGTTCGATAAAGCCGTCGGTCGTTTTCAGGAGTTAGCGAAAGTAAACCCCGAAAACGTCAACGGACAGTTTTATCTTGGCGTCACGTTAGCCAAAACCGGCGCGAAGGAAGAGGCCAAAAAAGCCTTCCTGAAAGCCAAAAGCATCAGCCCCGATCCGGCCTTGGCCGCCTCGGTGGATGAAGAGCTGAAAAAGCTGCAATAA
- a CDS encoding Rne/Rng family ribonuclease codes for MSNELIINSTQDGERIALLQDKRLIEYHFDRNDTAYSVGDIFLGTVKKVMPGLNAAFIDIGYQKDAFLHYGDLGENFPSLVKWGKGVQSQKIPVGPLKTFEFDGTLDKVGKIDNALKKGQQLLVQIIKEPISTKGPRLSMDISMAGRYLVLVPFSNTISVSKKIVSKTERERLKRLIASIKPDNFGVIIRTVAEGREVAELDRDMQNMVEKWNTLFQNLKAGKPNDKILGELGRTSSMLRDMLNESFDAITVDSAPMYEEMRSYLQQIAPDKLGLLKLHTGKVKVFEQHGIEKQLKTLFGKTVTVPSGGYLVIEHTEALHVIDVNSGNKSNQEGDQEATALHVNLAAAKEVARQLRLRDMGGIIVVDFIDMKSGESRKKVEDTVHSIMKHDKARYTILPITKFGLLQITRQRVRPAEAIVTGEVCPTCGGTGKISASILVTDEIDNSIDDLLVAQNQSGITLSVHPFLHAYYTKGLVSRQMKWYLKYYKWVKVMKDTSLGLTEYRIEDEHGEEIELHSAAAAMSRLQDRELEIID; via the coding sequence TTGAGTAACGAATTAATCATTAATTCTACTCAGGACGGAGAACGGATTGCCCTGCTACAGGACAAGCGGCTCATCGAATATCATTTCGACCGCAACGACACCGCCTACTCGGTTGGTGACATTTTCCTGGGTACGGTCAAGAAAGTTATGCCCGGTCTGAACGCCGCGTTCATTGACATCGGGTACCAAAAAGATGCCTTTTTGCACTACGGCGACTTGGGGGAGAATTTTCCTTCCTTGGTGAAGTGGGGCAAAGGCGTCCAATCGCAGAAAATACCCGTCGGCCCCCTGAAAACTTTCGAGTTTGACGGGACGCTCGACAAAGTCGGCAAAATCGACAATGCCTTGAAGAAGGGCCAGCAGCTGCTGGTACAAATAATCAAGGAGCCGATTTCTACCAAGGGGCCGCGCCTGTCCATGGATATTTCCATGGCCGGCCGTTACCTAGTGCTGGTGCCGTTTTCCAACACCATCAGCGTATCCAAGAAGATTGTCAGCAAGACGGAGCGGGAGCGGCTCAAGCGGCTCATTGCTTCCATCAAGCCCGACAATTTTGGCGTGATTATCCGCACCGTGGCCGAGGGCCGCGAGGTGGCTGAGCTCGACCGGGATATGCAGAATATGGTAGAGAAGTGGAACACCTTGTTCCAGAACCTGAAGGCGGGGAAACCTAACGACAAGATTCTGGGTGAGTTGGGCCGCACCTCCTCCATGCTGCGCGACATGCTCAACGAGTCGTTCGATGCCATTACCGTGGACTCGGCGCCGATGTATGAAGAAATGCGCAGCTACCTGCAGCAGATTGCGCCCGATAAGTTGGGACTCCTGAAGCTGCACACCGGCAAGGTGAAAGTCTTTGAGCAGCACGGTATTGAGAAGCAGCTGAAAACGCTGTTTGGCAAAACCGTGACGGTGCCCAGCGGCGGTTATCTAGTCATTGAACATACGGAAGCTCTGCACGTTATCGACGTAAACTCCGGTAACAAGAGCAACCAGGAAGGCGACCAGGAGGCTACAGCCCTGCATGTGAACCTCGCGGCCGCCAAAGAAGTAGCCCGACAGCTTCGGCTGCGTGACATGGGCGGTATCATCGTGGTCGATTTCATTGATATGAAGTCGGGCGAGAGCCGCAAAAAGGTAGAGGATACCGTGCACAGCATCATGAAACATGATAAGGCCCGGTATACCATTCTGCCCATCACCAAGTTTGGCCTGCTTCAGATTACCCGGCAGCGCGTGCGGCCGGCCGAAGCCATTGTAACCGGCGAGGTGTGCCCCACCTGCGGCGGTACGGGCAAGATTTCAGCTTCCATCCTCGTGACGGACGAAATCGACAACAGCATTGACGACCTGCTGGTAGCTCAAAACCAGTCGGGTATTACGCTTTCGGTGCATCCTTTCCTACATGCATACTATACCAAAGGGTTAGTAAGCCGGCAGATGAAATGGTACCTGAAGTATTACAAGTGGGTGAAGGTGATGAAAGACACCAGTCTGGGGCTCACCGAGTACCGCATCGAGGACGAGCACGGCGAGGAAATCGAGCTGCATTCGGCCGCGGCGGCCATGAGCCGGTTGCAGGACCGGGAACTGGAAATAATTGACTGA
- the mutY gene encoding A/G-specific adenine glycosylase, which yields MPSLLTAAPTSWFAAALLNWYPRHRRDLPWRHTRDPYSIWLSEVILQQTRVKQGLPYYLDFVTTYPTVQDLAAAPQDEVLRHWQGLGYYSRARNMHHTAQQVVQEYGGQFPGSYQELLKLRGVGQYTAAAIASFAYDEQVAVLDGNVFRVLARVFGFTQDIAAPASRKVFQQLADTLIPADQPAEFNQAIMEFGAIQCTPAKPDCLFCPLQQQCFAFQHGMVQELPVKSKAKAARTRYFHYLVLRYADTIYLRKRGPKDIWEGLYDFALHETESAELPVVDVVQVVENLGGCVAANWAEEPTGALRHVLSHQKVEAKFHTVWLSEPLPPASLAATSLAPYRATEIEELPKSILITNYISNLDI from the coding sequence TTGCCTTCTCTCTTAACAGCCGCTCCTACTTCTTGGTTTGCTGCCGCTCTGCTCAATTGGTACCCCCGCCACCGCCGCGACCTGCCTTGGCGGCACACCCGCGACCCGTACTCCATCTGGTTATCGGAGGTGATTCTGCAGCAAACCCGCGTGAAACAGGGCCTCCCCTACTACCTGGATTTCGTCACGACTTATCCTACCGTGCAGGACCTGGCAGCTGCCCCACAGGATGAGGTGCTGCGCCATTGGCAGGGCCTGGGCTATTATTCCCGAGCCCGCAACATGCACCATACAGCTCAGCAGGTGGTGCAGGAATACGGCGGGCAGTTTCCCGGCTCGTACCAAGAGTTGCTGAAGCTGCGGGGCGTGGGCCAGTATACGGCCGCGGCCATTGCCTCCTTTGCCTACGATGAACAGGTGGCGGTGCTTGATGGCAACGTGTTCCGGGTGCTAGCGCGGGTGTTTGGCTTCACCCAAGATATTGCCGCGCCGGCCAGCCGCAAAGTGTTTCAGCAACTGGCCGATACGCTGATTCCGGCCGATCAACCGGCGGAGTTCAACCAAGCTATTATGGAATTTGGGGCCATTCAGTGCACCCCAGCTAAGCCCGACTGCCTGTTTTGCCCGCTGCAACAGCAGTGCTTTGCCTTTCAACACGGCATGGTACAGGAACTGCCGGTGAAAAGCAAAGCCAAGGCCGCACGCACCCGCTACTTCCACTACCTGGTGCTCCGCTACGCCGATACGATATACCTGCGTAAGCGCGGCCCCAAGGATATCTGGGAGGGTCTCTATGACTTTGCTTTGCACGAAACCGAATCGGCGGAGCTGCCGGTAGTGGACGTGGTGCAGGTAGTGGAAAACCTTGGTGGCTGCGTGGCCGCCAACTGGGCCGAGGAGCCGACGGGCGCGCTGCGTCACGTCCTGAGCCACCAGAAGGTAGAGGCGAAGTTTCACACGGTGTGGCTGAGCGAACCGCTGCCACCCGCTAGCCTAGCTGCAACCAGCCTGGCACCATACCGTGCGACAGAAATTGAGGAACTCCCTAAGTCCATTCTTATAACTAATTACATTAGCAATTTAGACATTTAA
- a CDS encoding HU family DNA-binding protein has protein sequence MTKAEVIAEIADKTGIEKADVSATVEAFFKVVKDSMADGNNIYVRGFGSFVNKKRAKKVARNISKNTSIIIDEHFIPSFKPSKTFIGKIKNSKKIKELAA, from the coding sequence GTGACTAAAGCAGAAGTAATTGCCGAAATTGCCGACAAGACCGGCATCGAGAAAGCAGACGTTTCGGCTACCGTAGAAGCCTTCTTCAAAGTCGTGAAGGACTCCATGGCAGATGGCAACAACATCTACGTGCGTGGCTTTGGCTCTTTCGTAAACAAGAAGCGCGCTAAAAAAGTAGCCCGCAACATCTCGAAAAACACGTCGATTATCATCGACGAGCATTTCATCCCCAGCTTCAAGCCGTCAAAGACCTTCATCGGGAAGATCAAAAACAGCAAGAAGATCAAAGAACTGGCTGCCTAA